A DNA window from Vigna unguiculata cultivar IT97K-499-35 chromosome 10, ASM411807v1, whole genome shotgun sequence contains the following coding sequences:
- the LOC114166905 gene encoding probable arabinose 5-phosphate isomerase, with protein sequence MALFRLLSGVKIREPFFLPASAPLQFHSLSLSAAPTATTPSSGQCNHHASESALTTLFKSQQSHLNFFFEHIDHSQTLAFTRALLNATGTVFFIGVGKSGFVAHKISQTLVSLGMRSAFLSPVDVLHGDIGILTERDVLVLLSKSGATEELLHLVPCARAKGALLIALTSVEGNALAAACDMAVHLPLQRELCPFNLVPVTSTAIQMVFGDTVAITLMEARNLTKEEYAANHPAGKIGKSLIFKVKDVMRNQDDLPICRESDLIMDQLVELTSNGCRCLTVGKMCNRNPRIIGPEAMAVEAMKKMEAPPSPVLFLPVINDENILIGIVPRFSPRPRQKTHIWPRF encoded by the exons ATGGCGCTTTTTCGTCTCCTTTCTG gggTCAAAATTCGCGAACCCTTCTTCCTCCCCGCGTCAGCGCCTCTGCAAttccactctctctctctctccgctGCACCCACTGCCACCACACCCTCCTCCGGCCAGTGCAACCACCACGCGAGCGAGAGCGCCCTCACGACGCTGTTCAAGTCCCAGCAGAGCCACCTCAACTTCTTCTTCGAACACATAGACCACTCCCAAACCCTAGCCTTCACGCGCGCCCTCCTTAACGCCACAGGCACTGTCTTCTTCATTGGTGTCGGCAAGTCCGGATTCGTCGCCCACAAGATCTCGCAGACACTCGTCTCGCTCGGCATGCGCTCCGCCTTTCTGTCGCCGGTCGACGTGCTCCATGGTGACATCGGGATCCTCACCGAACGTGATGTGCTCGTCCTCCTCAGCAAGTCAGGCGCCACCGAGGAGCTCCTCCACCTGGTGCCTTGCGCGAGGGCGAAGGGCGCACTCCTCATCGCGCTCACCTCCGTCGAAGGTAACGCGCTGGCCGCAGCGTGCGACATGGCCGTGCATTTGCCTCTCCAGAGAGAGCTTTGTCCGTTCAACCTTGTGCCGGTCACATCCACCGCTATTCAGATGGTTTTCGGGGACACCGTGGCCATCACGCTCATGGAGGCCAGGAATCTCACCAAGGAGGAGTACGCCGCGAACCATCCAGCCGGCAAGATCGGGAAGAGTCTCATCTTCAAG GTGAAGGATGTGATGAGGAATCAGGATGACCTTCCGATTTGCAGAGAATCGGATTTGATTATGGACCAGCTTGTGGAACTGACGAGTAATGGATGCAGATGCCTCACTGTGGGGAAGATGTGCAACAG GAATCCAAGAATTATTGGCCCGGAGGCTATGGCGGTGGAGGCGATGAAGAAGATGGAGGCACCTCCGTCGCCTGTTCTGTTTTTACCTGTGATAAACGATGAGAATATTTTAATTGGGATTGTCCCTCGGTTCTCACCAAGACCGAGGCAAAAAACtcacatatggcctcggttttaa